The sequence CATGGTCGGTATGGATTGGGTTATTGTTGATGATCGGAGTAGAAAAATGGCTCTTTGCGTTCGTTCTTCCACTACTTATTGGAAATACGATCGTGATGGGATACATTTCAACGAACCATCGCTTAAATCCGCTCGTTCCAGTTAACGATCCATTAGCAAACAGCTTAACTGTCATCGTTCCGAAGTGGGTCGACATATTGCATTTTAACTTTTCGCACCATACAGAACATCATTTGTTCCCAGCGATGAGTTCAAAATATTATCCGCTCGTTAAACAATATATTAAACAACTACGGCCGGATCGTTATTATGAAATGCCGATGACAAAAGCGTTAATTGCGCTATGGAAAACACCACGGCTTTATCACGAACAAACAGAACTAATCGAGCCACGTGAAGGATATGTATACGGCACGCTTGGATATGGATTAAATATAGATGACCTTTCGCATAAAGTGAAAGAAAATGTTATAGGAAAAATGGTAAAAGAAAAATAAAGCGTCGCATCTCGGCGCTTTTTGTTTTTATAAAGAAAACAAGACGTGGACAATTCGCCACGTCTTATTATTTTCTTGCATGTTTTATTATAGGGGAGATGTGTCATTGAAAGCTATTTCATTTTTTCTTTTAATTTGCTTTTAATATAATTTTTCGTCTTCTCGTCATTTTTTAGCCTCCTTTTGTTCGTTTTTATATACCACTATATGTTCCATTTCGTAAATGGTTTGTACAAACTTTGTACAAACAATAAAAAAAAGAAAAAAGCTGCCGAAACAGGCAGCTTTTGTTGTTTACGCGATTGGCCCACCGAGTTTTTCGATGCGTGGATCAATGTTTGTGAATTTTTTGAAGTTTTCCTGGAACTTCGCCGCAAGCTCTTTTGCTTTTTGTTCATACGCTTCTGGATCGGCCCATGTGCTTTTTGGTTGCAGCACTTCATCAGGCACACCGGGAACGTGAAGCGGAATATGCAGACCGAAAATCGGGTCTTGAACGGTTTCGACGTTGTTTAATTCTCCTTCTAACGCCGCTTTGACCATCGCGCGCGTATACGATAGCTTCATCCGTTCGCCAATGCCGTATCCGCCTCCCGTCCAGCCGGTGTTGATTAAAAATACTTGAACGCCGTGAGCATCGATTTTTTGTCCAAGCATGTCTGCATATCGTGTTGCTGGAAGCGGTAAAAACGGTGAGCCGAAGCATGTAGAGAACGTTGCTTCCGGCGCTGTCACTCCGCGCTCTGTGCCTGCTAATTTGCTCGTATATCCGCTTAAGAAATGATACATTGCTTGTTCTTTCGTTAATTTACTAATTGGCGGCAATACCCCGAATGCATCTGCTGTTAAAAAGACGATCGTATGCGGATGACCTGCAATGCTTGGTTGAACAATATTATCCATCGCTTCAAGCGGGTACGCCGCACGCGTATTTTCAGTTAACGTTGCATCGTCGTAATTTGGTATGCGCGTATCTGGATCCATCATGACGTTTTCTAATACGGAGCCGAAGCGAATCGCATCGAAAATTTGCGGCTCTTTTTCACGTGATAAGTTAATGCATTTGGCATAACATCCACCTTCAATATTAAAAACACCGTTGTTTGACCAACCGTGCTCGTCATCGCCAATTAGGCGACGGTTTGGATCAGCAGAAAGCGTTGTTTTTCCTGTACCAGATAAACCGAAAAAGAGCGCGACATCACCTTCTTGACCGACGTTTGCTGAACAGTGCATCGGGAAGATTCCTTGTTCTGGCAATAAAAAGTTCATGACAGAGAAAACGGATTTTTTCATTTCACCAGCATATTCTGTTCCACCAATAAGCACGGTACGACGTTCAAATGAGATAATAATAAACGTTTCTGAACGCGTGCCGTCAACAGATGGATTTGCCTTAAATGTTGGTGCAGAAATGACTGTAAATTGTGGTTCATGTGTTTGTAATTCTTCCGCTGTTGGACGAATGAACAATTGATGGGCAAATAAGTTATGCCAAGCAAATTCATTGATAACTTGAATCGGTAAGCGATAAGCAGGATCGGCGCCTGCAAAGCCATTAAATACAAATAGTTCTTCTTTTGTCATTAAATAATCGGTCACTTTGTTGTAAAGTTTATCAAATACTTCTTCAGAAATTGGTTGGTTGACAGTTCCCCAATCAATTTTATGTTTAACAGATGGTTCTTCTACAATATATTTATCTTTTGGAGAACGGCCTGTATATTTTCCGGTTGTTGCACAAATCGCTCCTGATGAAGTTAGGATGCCTTCTTTCCGAGTTAGTACTTTTTCTACTAGTCGTGGTACAGATAAGTTATGAAAAACCCCATCCCTTTGTAAGAGCGTTGATAATTTGTTTGTCAG comes from Anoxybacillus flavithermus and encodes:
- the pckA gene encoding phosphoenolpyruvate carboxykinase (ATP) codes for the protein MNSIELTNKLSTLLQRDGVFHNLSVPRLVEKVLTRKEGILTSSGAICATTGKYTGRSPKDKYIVEEPSVKHKIDWGTVNQPISEEVFDKLYNKVTDYLMTKEELFVFNGFAGADPAYRLPIQVINEFAWHNLFAHQLFIRPTAEELQTHEPQFTVISAPTFKANPSVDGTRSETFIIISFERRTVLIGGTEYAGEMKKSVFSVMNFLLPEQGIFPMHCSANVGQEGDVALFFGLSGTGKTTLSADPNRRLIGDDEHGWSNNGVFNIEGGCYAKCINLSREKEPQIFDAIRFGSVLENVMMDPDTRIPNYDDATLTENTRAAYPLEAMDNIVQPSIAGHPHTIVFLTADAFGVLPPISKLTKEQAMYHFLSGYTSKLAGTERGVTAPEATFSTCFGSPFLPLPATRYADMLGQKIDAHGVQVFLINTGWTGGGYGIGERMKLSYTRAMVKAALEGELNNVETVQDPIFGLHIPLHVPGVPDEVLQPKSTWADPEAYEQKAKELAAKFQENFKKFTNIDPRIEKLGGPIA